The following nucleotide sequence is from Saccharomycodes ludwigii strain NBRC 1722 chromosome VII, whole genome shotgun sequence.
AAGCGTTCGTGATTCATTTTTGTACAATCATGATTTGAGACCTGTTGAGCAGGCACGTAGAAAATGGTCTTGGTTCAATTACGTTTATTTCTGGATTGCTGATTGTTTTAACATCAATACATGGCAAATTGCCTCCACTGGTTTGCAATGGGGGCTTAAATGGTGGGAGGCTTGGTTGACTGTTTGGGttggttattttttgacTGCTTGTTTTGTTGTATTAAGTGCTAAAATAGGTTCTAATTACCACATTTCCTTCCCAGTTAGTGCTCGTATAtcttttggtatttttttctcattaTGGCCTGTTATTAATAGAATTGTTTTAAGTGTTATTTGGTATTCGTGCCAAACATATTTGGGAATGGAACCGGTTTCGTTGATGCTCCAAAGTATTTTTGGTAATGATTTGCCAGAAAGAATACATAACCATATTAACAGTCCCAATACAACAACTTATCAATTCATGtgcttttttatcttttggGTTTGTGAATTACCATTCATTTATATCCACCCACATCAGATTCGTCACTTGTTTACTGTCAAGGCATGTTTGGTCCCCTTTGCTGCCTTTGGGTTTTTAATTTGGGCATTGGTTAAATCACATGGCGAAATTGCTTTGACTTCTTTAAATGGCGTTGATCACTTATCCACCAAAGATCACGGCTGGGCTTTTGTAAGAGGCGTTCTAAATTCCATTGCAAATTTTGCTACTTTGATTGCTAATGCTCCCGATTTTTCAAGATTTTCTGTTACACCCAAGAGTGCTACATGGTCCCAATTGTTTTcaattccattttttttcagtgtGACATCCTTGATTGGTATAATTGTCACTTCTGCAGCTTACAAGCTTTATGGGGTTAATTATTGGTCTCCTGTCGATGTGTTACAAAAGTTTTTGGATGATGGATTTACCAGGGGTGACAGAGCCGGGGTTTTTTTGATcagttttgttttttgtgtTGCCCAATTAGGTACCAATATCAGTGCGAACTCTTTATCTGCTGGTACAGATATGACAGCTTTGTTGCCTAGGTTTATATCTATTAGAAGAGGTGGATATGTTTGTGCACTTCTAGCCTTGTGTATTTGCCCTTGGAATTTGATGGCCTCTTCTAGCAAGTTTACCGATGCATTGAGCGCTTATGCCGTTTTCCTTTCCTCCATTGCAGGTGTTATTTGTTGCGATTACTATGTTGTGCGTAGAGGGTATGTTGATCTACTACAACTATACACTGgtgatcaaaaaaaaagtatttacaTGTATTCAAATAGGTTTGGTTTAAATTGGAGAGCATTAGCTGCCTACTTGGGTGGTATCGTTCCAAATATGCCTGGTTTTATTGGTGATGTAggaaataatatatatgtaccTCAAGGTGcaatttatttgtattatttgaaCTATTTGGTAGGATACTTTGTATCATTTTTACTATACTTGATtttgtgttatttt
It contains:
- a CDS encoding nucleobase cation symporter-1 family protein (similar to Saccharomyces cerevisiae YIR028W | DAL4 | Degradation of Allantoin); translated protein: MSFITHRLKNTFKTQDDNEPAEGFPDENALEIKKGGAIPFSSTQQDEVSTLGSETTELPWYKKLIYALELDNSDHDRSVRDSFLYNHDLRPVEQARRKWSWFNYVYFWIADCFNINTWQIASTGLQWGLKWWEAWLTVWVGYFLTACFVVLSAKIGSNYHISFPVSARISFGIFFSLWPVINRIVLSVIWYSCQTYLGMEPVSLMLQSIFGNDLPERIHNHINSPNTTTYQFMCFFIFWVCELPFIYIHPHQIRHLFTVKACLVPFAAFGFLIWALVKSHGEIALTSLNGVDHLSTKDHGWAFVRGVLNSIANFATLIANAPDFSRFSVTPKSATWSQLFSIPFFFSVTSLIGIIVTSAAYKLYGVNYWSPVDVLQKFLDDGFTRGDRAGVFLISFVFCVAQLGTNISANSLSAGTDMTALLPRFISIRRGGYVCALLALCICPWNLMASSSKFTDALSAYAVFLSSIAGVICCDYYVVRRGYVDLLQLYTGDQKKSIYMYSNRFGLNWRALAAYLGGIVPNMPGFIGDVGNNIYVPQGAIYLYYLNYLVGYFVSFLLYLILCYFFPVPGSKLGDKNWYETFINVEYFEEERNQFLNDDAAQIDFYDAVDAGQQITPAIDPVSEKIKNFENEK